A region of Bombilactobacillus folatiphilus DNA encodes the following proteins:
- a CDS encoding MarR family winged helix-turn-helix transcriptional regulator — protein MADDVLQTLGPQIKIANTLIEKELNKRMAALIQDYRLTGPQITLMVYLYETKDHTVTQKEVADKFVLSHPTIRGIVRRLAAAHLIRVAPLASDRRQMTLSLAPAGLTLLKQHLPAIYQVMDEIDQKIVGSLSQQQQQQLSQALSQVIQNF, from the coding sequence ATGGCTGATGATGTGTTACAAACGCTGGGTCCACAAATCAAAATTGCGAATACGCTAATTGAAAAGGAATTGAATAAGCGGATGGCAGCCCTGATTCAGGATTATCGATTGACTGGTCCGCAGATTACGTTGATGGTGTATCTTTATGAAACTAAAGATCATACGGTCACGCAAAAAGAAGTGGCGGATAAGTTTGTTTTAAGTCATCCCACGATTCGCGGAATTGTGCGGCGTCTAGCGGCTGCACATTTGATTCGAGTAGCACCACTGGCAAGTGACCGACGTCAAATGACGTTAAGTTTAGCACCGGCGGGTTTGACTTTGTTAAAGCAGCATTTGCCAGCGATCTATCAAGTGATGGATGAAATTGATCAAAAAATTGTGGGATCTTTGTCGCAGCAGCAACAGCAGCAATTAAGTCAGGCGTTGTCACAAGTGATTCAGAATTTTTAG
- the cydC gene encoding thiol reductant ABC exporter subunit CydC, with the protein MWKHDTWVKPYLKQYKGLLITALLLGVLTTFCGGALMFTSGYTIDKSATHPFNILLIYPAIVITRAFGIGRPVFKYLERLLSHNWVLKVTSNLRTRLYQTVEQDAAFFKEKYQSGNLLGLLAEDIDHLQNLYLRTIFPTVVGLLLALIITVGIGYFDLRFGILIGILLLIEVLVAPLVSTAVEAARRSKQKVLKDQLYTQLTDNILGVHDWILAGRQTDFQSATTNTVKALNQSKLKSKHFRWRRDFSLQVVLGLMFLVLLIFTNLYFTGTQEQANYVAAFVLAIAPVGETIIPISQGFEEYPTYQDSVKRLNNLEPTIEQLPTQQHLALQDFQTLQLNHLQFEYDADSPILLTDFNQTIQRGQKVALIGPSGTGKTTLLQLINGDLAPQQGQVTLNQIPVRALKTEQQQLFSFLNQQPFLFNTTIMNNVRLGNEHKTDAQVKAALDAVHLTPLIEQLPNGYETSVQEAGARFSGGEQQRITLARILLQDAPIVLLDEPTVGLDPITENKLLDTIFDVLHDKTIFWVTHHLQGINHVDQVIFLANGQIEMQGQPQKLMRENQHFQELYRMDQGDF; encoded by the coding sequence ATGTGGAAGCATGATACATGGGTCAAACCTTATCTCAAGCAATACAAGGGTTTGCTCATCACAGCTTTATTATTAGGCGTGTTAACGACTTTTTGCGGTGGTGCCTTGATGTTTACATCTGGTTATACCATCGACAAATCCGCTACACATCCCTTTAATATTTTGTTGATTTATCCTGCAATTGTGATCACTCGTGCTTTTGGGATCGGTCGGCCTGTTTTCAAATATTTAGAACGCTTATTAAGCCATAATTGGGTGTTAAAAGTGACTTCTAATTTACGCACGCGTTTATACCAAACGGTCGAACAAGACGCTGCTTTTTTTAAAGAAAAATATCAAAGTGGTAATTTATTAGGTTTGCTGGCGGAAGATATTGACCATCTCCAAAATCTTTATTTGCGAACTATTTTTCCTACGGTGGTCGGACTGTTGTTGGCACTCATTATTACAGTTGGAATCGGTTATTTTGACTTACGTTTTGGTATCTTAATTGGCATACTATTGCTTATTGAAGTGCTTGTTGCCCCACTAGTTTCCACCGCCGTCGAAGCCGCCCGCCGAAGCAAGCAAAAAGTGTTGAAAGATCAATTATACACACAACTCACCGACAATATTTTAGGAGTTCATGATTGGATTTTAGCCGGACGGCAAACCGATTTTCAAAGTGCTACCACCAACACAGTCAAGGCGCTTAATCAATCTAAATTAAAAAGTAAGCATTTTCGTTGGCGGCGTGATTTTTCTTTGCAAGTTGTTTTAGGTCTAATGTTTTTAGTGTTGCTAATTTTTACCAACCTTTACTTCACTGGCACACAAGAACAAGCTAATTATGTGGCTGCTTTTGTCCTAGCAATTGCACCTGTGGGCGAAACGATTATTCCCATTAGTCAGGGCTTTGAAGAATATCCGACTTATCAGGATTCTGTTAAACGTCTGAATAATTTAGAGCCAACTATCGAACAATTGCCCACCCAACAGCATTTAGCGCTGCAAGACTTTCAAACGTTGCAATTAAACCATTTACAGTTTGAATATGACGCCGATTCACCGATTTTACTGACTGACTTTAACCAAACTATTCAAAGGGGACAAAAAGTTGCCCTCATTGGGCCCAGCGGGACTGGTAAAACGACGCTGTTACAATTAATTAACGGCGATTTAGCACCACAACAAGGGCAAGTGACACTCAATCAAATTCCTGTGCGTGCTTTGAAAACGGAACAACAACAATTGTTTTCGTTTTTGAATCAGCAACCCTTCTTATTCAACACAACCATTATGAATAATGTGCGCTTGGGTAATGAACACAAAACTGATGCACAGGTAAAAGCTGCTTTGGATGCGGTCCATTTAACCCCATTAATTGAACAATTACCGAATGGTTACGAAACATCGGTTCAAGAAGCTGGCGCCCGTTTTTCAGGTGGCGAACAACAACGCATTACCTTAGCGCGAATTTTGTTGCAAGATGCGCCGATTGTGTTACTAGATGAACCAACTGTGGGCTTAGATCCCATCACCGAAAATAAATTATTAGACACGATTTTTGACGTTTTACATGACAAAACAATTTTTTGGGTCACTCACCATTTACAAGGGATTAATCATGTTGATCAAGTCATCTTTTTAGCAAATGGTCAAATTGAAATGCAAGGCCAACCGCAAAAATTAATGCGGGAAAATCAACATTTTCAAGAGTTATATCGTATGGATCAAGGTGATTTTTAG
- a CDS encoding cytochrome ubiquinol oxidase subunit I, with the protein MVTLGLSLLSLARLQFAMTTIFHFFFVPFSIGLGFLVAIMETIYAIKKEDIYKKMAQFWGKIFLLSFAVGIVTGLIQEFQFGMNWSNYSRFMGDIFGAPLAIEALLAFFMESTFIGVWMFTWDRFKPGIHALFIWLVSIGTMLSAIWILTANSFMQHPTGFTINAKTHHAQMTNFGQVLGNPQLWRVFPHLILGAFVLGAFVIAGMSAWGLIRKQKDKQFFKKSLRFGLWFGLVASIGVMIAGDFQTQEIIKDQPMKFAATEGEYENTGSPASWKIVATFDTKAHKTTHEISVPYMLSLLAYHKPEGSVKGMNTINRELRQKFAHNKSQSIRDIKNFYVPTTALFWSFRVMAGFGALFALVALVGLFFTRPKNNIIEKQRWFLYIVGLTMWCPFIANTAGWLITELGRYPWIVYGLYTIADAVSPSTTVGQLVFSNIVFFLLFASLGGVLIYYARQTLHKGLDAIDGPSATQKDIPTADPFAKEAFD; encoded by the coding sequence ATGGTCACTTTAGGCCTATCATTATTATCGTTAGCAAGATTGCAATTTGCGATGACAACTATTTTTCACTTCTTTTTTGTGCCGTTTTCTATTGGACTAGGTTTTCTAGTTGCAATTATGGAAACAATCTACGCAATCAAAAAAGAAGATATTTATAAGAAAATGGCGCAATTCTGGGGGAAAATCTTTCTGCTCAGTTTTGCAGTCGGTATTGTCACTGGTTTAATCCAAGAATTTCAATTTGGAATGAACTGGTCGAATTATTCCCGCTTTATGGGGGATATCTTTGGTGCTCCTTTGGCCATTGAAGCCTTGTTAGCGTTTTTTATGGAATCGACTTTTATCGGCGTTTGGATGTTTACTTGGGACCGATTTAAACCGGGAATCCATGCCTTATTCATCTGGTTGGTTTCGATTGGTACCATGTTATCTGCGATTTGGATTTTGACCGCTAATAGTTTCATGCAGCATCCTACGGGATTTACGATTAATGCCAAGACCCATCATGCGCAAATGACTAATTTTGGACAAGTTTTGGGGAATCCACAATTGTGGCGTGTCTTCCCTCATCTGATTTTAGGCGCCTTTGTTTTGGGTGCTTTTGTCATTGCAGGAATGAGTGCTTGGGGGTTAATTCGCAAACAAAAAGATAAGCAATTTTTCAAAAAATCATTACGCTTTGGCTTGTGGTTTGGTTTAGTTGCTTCAATTGGTGTGATGATCGCGGGTGATTTTCAAACTCAAGAAATCATTAAAGATCAGCCTATGAAATTTGCAGCAACTGAAGGTGAATATGAAAATACGGGTTCACCAGCATCTTGGAAAATTGTTGCCACTTTTGACACCAAAGCTCATAAAACCACGCATGAAATTTCTGTACCTTACATGCTGAGTCTATTAGCTTATCACAAACCGGAAGGTTCTGTGAAGGGTATGAATACGATTAATAGGGAACTTCGGCAAAAATTTGCCCATAACAAGAGCCAAAGTATTCGCGACATTAAGAATTTTTACGTACCAACAACCGCTTTATTCTGGAGTTTTCGTGTGATGGCTGGTTTTGGCGCACTCTTTGCATTAGTTGCGCTAGTTGGTTTATTTTTCACACGACCAAAGAACAATATTATTGAAAAGCAACGTTGGTTCTTATATATTGTTGGTTTAACTATGTGGTGTCCATTTATTGCTAATACCGCCGGTTGGTTAATTACCGAATTAGGTCGTTATCCATGGATTGTTTACGGTTTATACACGATTGCAGACGCGGTGTCACCATCAACAACTGTAGGGCAATTAGTCTTTAGTAATATCGTCTTCTTCTTATTATTTGCTAGTTTAGGCGGCGTCTTAATTTATTACGCACGCCAGACTTTGCACAAGGGCTTAGATGCTATTGACGGCCCCAGTGCTACGCAAAAAGATATTCCGACTGCTGATCCGTTCGCAAAGGAGGCTTTTGATTAA
- a CDS encoding DUF308 domain-containing protein has translation MKITRLITGIISIILAIVIVVQFKFDSFIQALMGYADLGSTASILVALAFLVAGIIYIICNATNSIVPSLVSFVLLVLGGIMGIFNALSFPGLMIWSWVGIAIGSVMIIADIIVKFFFTPKVDQYGNAHSQSAYDNGNQNNNYQNPPTTYANNNSFVNNHNVNNYQQPNPMDANNYQQPPKQMPNNQYPAPAVPNQSQPVPPQTPMQQPNQAMPNNYQQPPVNNPMPNQMNQPQGNYQQPNQAMPNNYQQQVPNPMPQNQGNRRRFKTQGDNQASKN, from the coding sequence ATGAAGATAACAAGACTCATCACAGGGATAATTTCCATTATCCTCGCAATCGTGATCGTCGTTCAATTCAAATTCGATAGCTTTATTCAAGCCCTCATGGGCTATGCCGACCTAGGTAGTACAGCCAGCATTTTAGTAGCGCTCGCTTTTTTAGTCGCCGGCATCATTTATATCATCTGCAATGCGACTAATAGTATTGTTCCTTCATTAGTAAGTTTCGTCTTACTCGTTTTGGGAGGGATTATGGGAATTTTTAATGCCTTAAGTTTTCCTGGGCTCATGATTTGGTCTTGGGTGGGAATTGCCATTGGTTCCGTCATGATCATTGCCGATATCATTGTAAAATTTTTCTTTACTCCTAAAGTTGATCAATATGGTAATGCACATAGTCAAAGTGCTTATGATAACGGGAATCAAAACAATAATTATCAAAATCCACCGACTACTTACGCAAACAACAACAGCTTCGTTAATAATCATAATGTCAATAATTATCAGCAGCCTAATCCTATGGATGCCAACAATTATCAACAACCGCCTAAACAAATGCCTAACAATCAATATCCAGCACCAGCAGTTCCTAATCAAAGTCAACCGGTACCACCGCAGACGCCGATGCAACAACCAAATCAGGCAATGCCAAATAATTATCAACAACCGCCGGTGAATAATCCTATGCCTAATCAAATGAATCAACCACAGGGTAATTATCAGCAACCGAATCAAGCAATGCCAAATAATTACCAACAACAAGTGCCAAATCCGATGCCTCAAAATCAAGGCAATCGCCGGCGCTTTAAGACACAAGGTGACAACCAAGCATCAAAAAACTAA
- a CDS encoding histidine phosphatase family protein encodes MQELYLMRHGQTMFNQLHRIQGASDSPLTAQGIADAKEVGVYFQQHGITFDHAYSSTQERASDTLECVTSQPYQRLKGLKEWNFGVFEGQSEQLNPQMDPKRHTYGDFYLQFGGESDVQVQDRMVQTLTQIMEQPDHQRVLAVSHGGACMNFVRSILTPAEAKQKVPHLKNCCVLKFGYEQHAFQFLEMINVKDEN; translated from the coding sequence ATGCAAGAGCTTTATTTAATGCGACATGGACAAACGATGTTTAATCAATTACATCGGATTCAAGGAGCGAGTGATTCGCCATTAACGGCTCAGGGGATTGCTGACGCCAAAGAGGTAGGAGTGTATTTTCAACAACACGGGATTACTTTTGATCATGCGTATTCATCAACGCAAGAACGAGCTAGTGATACGCTAGAATGTGTGACATCTCAACCGTATCAACGTCTAAAGGGACTGAAAGAATGGAATTTTGGCGTGTTTGAGGGTCAAAGTGAGCAATTGAATCCGCAAATGGATCCCAAACGCCATACTTATGGTGATTTTTATCTGCAATTTGGTGGGGAATCAGATGTGCAGGTGCAAGACCGCATGGTTCAGACGCTAACGCAAATAATGGAGCAGCCGGATCATCAACGCGTTTTGGCTGTTAGTCATGGTGGAGCTTGCATGAATTTTGTCCGTAGCATTTTGACGCCCGCTGAAGCTAAGCAAAAAGTGCCCCATCTCAAGAATTGCTGCGTGTTAAAATTTGGTTATGAACAGCATGCGTTCCAATTTTTGGAAATGATTAATGTCAAAGATGAAAATTAA
- a CDS encoding ASCH domain-containing protein yields the protein MDTKIQTFWQNFQQQHQVSTNKYEAWSFGANPQMADELAQLVLSGQKTATTSALETYESNEPLPKVGEYNIILDGQNQPVCVTQTKVVEIIPFDQVSAEHAYHEGEGDRTYDYWRRVHVDFFETEYQKLTSTFNLQIPCVCEVFEVVK from the coding sequence ATGGATACTAAAATTCAAACTTTTTGGCAAAATTTTCAGCAGCAACATCAAGTATCAACCAACAAATATGAAGCTTGGAGTTTTGGTGCCAATCCCCAAATGGCCGACGAGCTAGCCCAGTTAGTCCTCAGTGGACAAAAAACCGCCACAACGTCAGCGTTAGAAACTTATGAATCGAACGAACCGTTACCCAAGGTCGGCGAATACAATATTATTTTAGACGGACAAAACCAGCCCGTTTGTGTGACGCAAACCAAAGTGGTGGAAATCATTCCGTTTGATCAAGTAAGCGCCGAACATGCCTATCACGAAGGCGAAGGTGATCGGACTTATGATTATTGGCGGCGTGTGCATGTTGATTTTTTTGAAACAGAATATCAAAAACTAACTTCAACTTTTAATTTGCAGATTCCTTGTGTTTGTGAAGTTTTTGAAGTTGTTAAATAG
- a CDS encoding pyrroline-5-carboxylate reductase family protein: protein MKIGLIGAGRIGSALVKGLLKAQIEPDDIFVLQSRRQTAQKLAQQYHLNLVADTAQLQCDIVIIAIPGSAVAQVVKKLNQTYAGLIVSFAGGDLQVMNQSLQHGARFIKAVPNTAIEIGQGIVPLSFAADESAANKQLIQDLFHKVGQVYVVPEEQLGIYGTIAGCTPAYVGVMLEALSDAGVLHGMNREDSRAIILQMLAGTAQLAQEENMALSSIKDYSATPGGSTIRGVAALEEFGARNAFIQAVNASEK, encoded by the coding sequence ATGAAAATTGGTTTAATTGGTGCCGGACGCATCGGCAGTGCTTTAGTTAAGGGGTTATTAAAAGCCCAGATTGAGCCTGATGATATTTTTGTATTACAAAGTCGGCGTCAAACAGCACAAAAATTGGCGCAACAGTATCACTTGAATTTGGTAGCAGATACAGCGCAACTACAATGTGATATTGTCATTATTGCTATTCCGGGGTCGGCGGTTGCTCAAGTGGTGAAAAAGTTGAATCAAACCTATGCAGGCCTAATTGTTTCGTTTGCGGGTGGCGATTTGCAGGTAATGAATCAAAGTTTACAGCATGGCGCACGCTTTATTAAAGCGGTACCGAATACGGCAATTGAAATTGGTCAGGGGATTGTCCCGTTAAGTTTTGCCGCTGATGAAAGCGCAGCAAATAAACAGTTAATTCAAGATTTGTTTCATAAAGTCGGTCAAGTCTACGTGGTGCCGGAAGAACAATTAGGAATTTATGGCACAATTGCGGGCTGTACACCGGCTTATGTGGGTGTCATGCTGGAAGCATTGAGTGACGCGGGCGTGTTGCACGGGATGAATCGTGAAGATAGTCGGGCAATTATTTTACAAATGTTGGCGGGCACCGCTCAGTTGGCACAAGAAGAAAATATGGCTTTGAGTTCAATTAAAGATTATTCCGCAACCCCCGGTGGTTCCACAATTCGTGGCGTGGCGGCTTTAGAAGAATTTGGAGCTCGCAATGCCTTTATTCAGGCCGTTAATGCAAGTGAAAAATAA
- the cydD gene encoding thiol reductant ABC exporter subunit CydD, which translates to MIDKQLFQLPKIKSLFKMLAGLTILQAFMILLQASFLTKALVISWKQLALHNILWPTVGFLAAFLSRHFINWLKDIMLDRFATQTTEDLRNQVLHKIYQSGSQIVAHTGSGNLVTETLDGMDQVNNYLNLILSKFMNMMIIPWIILVFVFWQNRTSGIILILVFPVIILFMIILGYAAQDKSEDQYAQYVVLSNHFLDALRGLTTLKMLGLSKEYAHNVQTVSENYRKKTMSTLTIAILSTFALDWFTTLSIALLAVFLGLALIKGTIPLTPALVTLILAPEYFLPLRNFANDYHATLDGKNAFTAAMDLLNQPTVKNQQRLAPFTWQQDSRLQLKQLAFQYESDQANLQDLNLKISGYQKIAIIGQSGAGKTTLLDLLSGFLVPKSGKIQLNNHQLPHLAQTNWQKQIAYLPQKPYLFSKTIANNIRFYQPNATDDQVKMAVQQAGLTEFINHLPTGLETKVGEGGRGISGGQAQRIMLARAFLAQERRVLLLDEPTAHLDIETEYNLKQTMLPLFENHLVIFATHRLHWLNQMDYVVVLDRGKIVEQGSLKQLQQETSGPFYDLTFHMRGEQNVEA; encoded by the coding sequence ATGATTGATAAACAATTATTTCAATTGCCTAAAATTAAATCACTTTTTAAAATGCTTGCAGGATTAACTATTCTGCAAGCTTTTATGATTTTATTGCAAGCGAGCTTTCTCACGAAGGCTTTGGTTATCTCTTGGAAACAATTAGCGCTACACAATATTTTGTGGCCCACGGTGGGCTTTTTAGCTGCTTTTTTAAGTCGCCACTTCATCAATTGGCTCAAAGATATCATGTTAGATCGTTTTGCCACCCAAACAACTGAAGATTTGCGTAATCAAGTTTTGCACAAAATCTATCAATCCGGTTCGCAAATTGTCGCTCACACTGGATCAGGAAATCTGGTAACCGAAACTTTAGACGGGATGGATCAAGTCAATAATTATCTCAATTTAATTTTATCTAAATTTATGAATATGATGATTATTCCTTGGATTATTCTGGTTTTTGTTTTTTGGCAAAATCGAACTTCTGGTATCATCTTGATTCTCGTTTTTCCCGTGATTATTCTCTTCATGATTATTCTGGGTTATGCCGCACAAGACAAATCCGAAGATCAATACGCACAATATGTCGTTTTGTCGAATCACTTTTTGGACGCATTACGGGGCTTGACCACTTTAAAAATGTTGGGTCTGAGCAAGGAATATGCTCATAATGTGCAAACTGTCAGTGAAAATTATCGAAAAAAAACGATGAGCACATTAACAATTGCCATTTTATCGACTTTTGCATTGGATTGGTTCACCACGTTATCAATCGCCTTGTTGGCCGTCTTTTTAGGCTTAGCTTTAATTAAAGGTACGATCCCATTGACACCAGCGCTCGTTACCTTAATTTTAGCACCGGAATATTTCTTGCCATTACGTAACTTCGCCAACGATTATCACGCTACTTTAGATGGCAAAAATGCATTCACTGCAGCCATGGATTTATTAAATCAACCAACCGTCAAAAACCAACAGCGCTTAGCGCCTTTTACATGGCAACAAGACAGTCGCTTACAGCTTAAGCAATTAGCTTTTCAATACGAATCCGACCAAGCAAATCTGCAGGATTTGAATCTGAAAATTAGCGGTTATCAAAAAATCGCGATTATTGGGCAATCGGGAGCTGGCAAGACGACACTCCTAGATCTTTTAAGTGGTTTTTTAGTTCCAAAGTCAGGGAAAATCCAACTTAATAACCATCAATTACCGCATTTAGCCCAAACTAATTGGCAAAAACAAATTGCTTATTTACCGCAGAAACCATATTTATTTAGTAAAACCATTGCCAACAATATTCGCTTTTACCAACCCAATGCAACGGATGATCAAGTCAAAATGGCAGTTCAACAAGCCGGCCTAACCGAATTCATCAATCATTTGCCTACTGGTTTAGAAACTAAAGTTGGCGAAGGTGGACGCGGCATTTCTGGCGGACAGGCGCAACGAATTATGTTAGCGCGCGCCTTTTTAGCTCAAGAGCGGCGGGTGTTACTGCTAGATGAACCAACTGCCCATTTGGATATCGAAACAGAATATAATCTCAAACAGACAATGCTGCCACTTTTTGAGAATCATCTAGTTATTTTTGCAACCCACCGCTTACATTGGTTGAATCAAATGGATTATGTCGTGGTTTTAGATCGAGGCAAAATCGTAGAACAAGGTTCCTTAAAACAATTACAGCAAGAAACCAGCGGACCGTTTTACGATTTAACATTCCATATGCGAGGTGAACAAAATGTGGAAGCATGA
- a CDS encoding MarR family winged helix-turn-helix transcriptional regulator, with translation MDYCYLSKYVAGIYRRSKNEVNQRLGCLDLRATESDLLLFIDEHPQAKQQEIAQEMMLDPSLLARDLKALAQKKYIRRQCDGDDRRVKRINLTKLGQKQVCQLRQMMNEWWVQFFAENDLDIEQFGAILQQVYTKMLK, from the coding sequence GTGGATTATTGTTACCTGAGTAAATATGTGGCAGGCATTTATCGGCGCTCTAAAAACGAAGTCAATCAGCGCTTAGGTTGTCTAGATTTACGGGCAACGGAGAGCGATTTGTTGTTGTTTATTGATGAGCATCCGCAAGCCAAGCAGCAAGAGATTGCCCAGGAAATGATGTTGGATCCGAGTTTATTGGCCCGTGATTTGAAAGCATTAGCGCAAAAAAAGTATATTCGACGTCAATGCGATGGTGATGATCGGCGCGTCAAGCGGATTAATTTAACCAAATTGGGGCAAAAGCAAGTTTGTCAATTACGTCAAATGATGAATGAGTGGTGGGTACAATTTTTTGCGGAAAATGATTTGGATATTGAACAATTTGGGGCAATTTTACAGCAAGTTTATACTAAGATGTTGAAATAA
- the cydB gene encoding cytochrome d ubiquinol oxidase subunit II: MSALQFIWFVLVCVLFIGFFFLEGFDFGVGMASGLIAHSDGEKATMTKIIGPHWVVNETWLVTAGGAMFASFPMWYASLFSGYYIMFLLVLVGLIIRGVSFEFTEHAETARGRHFWYRVFVAGSLLTPLALCIIFFSLIQGVPINASGDVHAGFFDVINWLSVVGGIAGVLMSLIHGLNYTRLTTTGILRERARNLNRYLYPLLFVGEVVFALLVIFKTDFFTNKPISSSLIVIMIVLMSLLGTWGTFKDHEVASLLGSGLSLAFVVILIFNGLFPRVMIATNPAHNILIQNASSSPAALGLMTIVVCILLPIVLIYLTWSYYIFAHRVPSKKATE, encoded by the coding sequence ATGAGTGCATTACAATTTATTTGGTTTGTTTTAGTTTGTGTCCTTTTTATCGGTTTCTTTTTCCTAGAAGGCTTTGATTTTGGCGTAGGAATGGCTTCTGGTTTAATTGCTCATAGTGATGGTGAAAAAGCCACCATGACCAAAATTATTGGTCCCCACTGGGTTGTGAATGAAACTTGGTTAGTGACTGCTGGGGGCGCAATGTTTGCTTCATTTCCGATGTGGTACGCTAGTCTTTTCTCCGGTTATTACATTATGTTCTTATTAGTCCTTGTCGGCTTAATTATTCGGGGCGTTTCCTTTGAATTTACGGAACATGCCGAAACTGCTCGCGGACGTCACTTTTGGTATAGAGTTTTTGTAGCAGGTAGTTTACTAACACCGCTCGCCTTATGCATCATCTTCTTTAGTTTGATTCAAGGCGTCCCCATTAATGCAAGCGGTGATGTTCACGCTGGTTTCTTCGATGTGATTAACTGGTTATCCGTGGTTGGTGGCATTGCAGGCGTGTTGATGTCCTTAATTCATGGCTTGAATTACACGCGTTTAACCACAACCGGAATTTTACGAGAGCGTGCACGTAATCTGAATCGTTATCTTTATCCGTTATTATTTGTCGGCGAAGTAGTTTTTGCTCTACTAGTTATTTTTAAAACCGACTTCTTTACAAACAAACCTATTTCTAGCTCCCTCATTGTCATTATGATTGTTTTGATGTCCTTATTAGGCACTTGGGGCACTTTCAAGGATCATGAAGTTGCTAGCTTACTGGGTAGTGGGCTTTCCTTGGCGTTTGTCGTGATTTTAATCTTCAACGGCTTGTTCCCGCGGGTCATGATTGCTACCAATCCCGCTCACAATATTCTGATTCAAAATGCTTCTTCGTCACCAGCAGCTTTAGGTTTGATGACAATTGTCGTATGTATTTTATTACCGATTGTTCTCATTTATTTGACTTGGTCTTATTATATTTTTGCACATCGGGTCCCTTCAAAGAAAGCGACTGAATAA
- a CDS encoding polyprenyl synthetase family protein, whose translation MINSMWSEVPELRQQLQDVQDLILEQLTFLDSMIANPIKQQVLSGGKMIRPAFLLIFSDFGQADYQTRIKAAAAMEVLHLATLIHDDVIDDSKLRRNVETIQAHLGDRNAIYAGDYLMTVYFSLVSEVANSRDDLLLNASGMKKILRGELDQLKMNYNPEATTKMYLREIAGKTAQLIELSAQFGAVLAHSTPHLIHHARFIGHNIGMSFQIEDDILDYRGDEQTGKPQLEDLKNGVYTIPLILAMQLDPELWQFLQGKKNLSDDEVAHVAQQVQDCGGLAAAQALAKKYSQKALVLIEDLPANHYKKYMSWLTRKLLKRHQ comes from the coding sequence ATGATTAATTCAATGTGGTCGGAAGTTCCCGAATTACGCCAGCAATTACAAGATGTTCAAGATTTGATATTGGAACAATTAACGTTCCTTGATTCAATGATTGCCAATCCGATTAAACAACAGGTGTTAAGTGGCGGCAAGATGATTCGGCCTGCTTTTTTGTTGATTTTTAGTGATTTTGGTCAGGCCGATTATCAAACGCGTATCAAAGCGGCTGCTGCCATGGAAGTTTTGCATTTAGCGACTTTGATTCATGATGATGTAATTGATGATTCAAAGTTACGGCGGAATGTTGAAACGATTCAAGCGCATTTAGGTGATCGCAATGCGATTTATGCCGGTGATTATTTGATGACCGTTTACTTTTCATTAGTGAGTGAAGTTGCGAATAGTCGTGATGATTTATTATTGAATGCGTCGGGGATGAAAAAGATTTTACGTGGTGAATTGGATCAATTGAAGATGAACTATAATCCAGAAGCCACTACTAAAATGTATTTACGCGAAATTGCTGGTAAAACGGCGCAGTTAATTGAATTGAGTGCGCAGTTTGGGGCCGTTTTAGCGCATAGTACGCCTCATTTAATTCATCACGCGCGCTTTATTGGTCATAATATTGGGATGTCGTTTCAAATTGAAGATGATATTTTAGATTATCGCGGTGACGAGCAGACAGGAAAACCGCAACTAGAAGATTTGAAAAACGGGGTTTATACGATTCCCCTGATTTTGGCGATGCAACTTGATCCTGAATTGTGGCAATTTTTGCAAGGTAAAAAAAATTTGTCAGATGATGAAGTGGCGCATGTTGCTCAACAAGTGCAGGATTGTGGCGGTTTGGCCGCTGCGCAAGCTTTGGCCAAAAAATACTCGCAAAAGGCCCTAGTTCTCATTGAAGATTTACCGGCCAATCATTATAAGAAATATATGAGTTGGTTAACGCGTAAATTGTTGAAGCGCCATCAATAA